From a single Acidimicrobiia bacterium genomic region:
- a CDS encoding DUF222 domain-containing protein, with protein MFGVAERVLRLLAERERLDAELLDAAGALDASGEWSVDGTASTHAWLVHHGSVTSPEASRLVRGGRLVHRHDRTAKRLHDGDVTCAQVDALARAARGHEDLFDEHEETLLDIARDLPPEDFRIVMRRWRAIADDVDGGGKEPDAPWRKRRLHASKLDDGSVHLEGRLDPVAGEAFLTALDTFTDRTVDPDRSPAQRRADALHEMARRALGRAVPVELNVVVDADTLAGNMPADPRTARCDLTHVGPVAPSTIRRLACDAVIRRVVCDRHGEILDLGRRTRVVSAAQRKAVMLRDGGCTWPGCDRPPDWCDLHHDEHWADGGPTDLGNLRAYCRYHHGKIHHGWTIHRRPDGTTWIEPP; from the coding sequence ATGTTCGGTGTGGCGGAGCGGGTGCTCAGACTGCTGGCGGAGCGGGAGCGGCTGGACGCCGAGCTGCTCGATGCAGCGGGGGCGCTCGACGCGTCCGGCGAGTGGTCCGTGGACGGGACGGCGAGCACGCACGCCTGGTTGGTGCATCACGGTTCGGTGACGAGCCCGGAAGCGTCCCGCCTGGTGCGGGGTGGGCGGTTGGTGCACCGGCACGATCGAACGGCGAAGCGTCTGCACGATGGTGACGTGACGTGCGCGCAGGTCGACGCGCTCGCCCGAGCGGCGCGCGGCCACGAAGACCTGTTCGACGAGCACGAGGAGACGCTGCTCGACATCGCGCGCGATCTGCCGCCCGAGGACTTCCGGATCGTCATGCGCCGGTGGCGGGCGATCGCCGACGACGTCGACGGCGGGGGCAAGGAGCCGGATGCTCCGTGGCGAAAGCGGCGCCTGCACGCGTCGAAGCTGGACGACGGCAGCGTGCACCTCGAGGGCCGGTTGGACCCGGTCGCCGGCGAGGCGTTCCTCACCGCGCTCGACACGTTCACGGATCGGACCGTCGACCCGGACCGCTCACCGGCGCAGCGCCGCGCGGATGCGCTGCACGAGATGGCCCGGCGCGCGCTGGGACGCGCGGTCCCCGTCGAGCTGAACGTCGTCGTCGACGCCGACACGCTCGCCGGGAACATGCCTGCCGATCCGCGCACCGCCCGCTGCGACCTCACGCACGTCGGGCCGGTCGCGCCGAGCACGATCCGGCGCCTCGCATGCGACGCGGTCATCCGCCGCGTCGTGTGCGACCGTCACGGTGAGATCCTCGATCTCGGTCGCCGTACCCGGGTGGTGAGCGCGGCGCAACGCAAGGCCGTCATGCTGCGCGACGGCGGCTGCACCTGGCCGGGTTGTGATCGTCCGCCCGATTGGTGCGACCTGCACCACGACGAGCACTGGGCCGACGGCGGGCCGACCGACCTGGGCAACCTCCGCGCGTACTGCCGCTACCACCACGGCAAGATCCACCACGGCTGGACGATCCACCGACGACCTGACGGCACCACCTGGATCGAACCGCCATGA
- a CDS encoding septum formation initiator family protein translates to MLDAIRSRAATLRVVLASFALVAGMFVFVFPTRTWWSQRQQVNDARSQLALLQQQNDALARQAKQLRSDAEIKRRAREEFGYVMPGEHAYTAIPAPPTTTTTTTAPPATTATTATTATTAPPTTARSGR, encoded by the coding sequence ATGCTCGACGCGATCCGGTCGCGCGCCGCGACGCTGCGCGTCGTGCTCGCGTCGTTCGCGCTCGTCGCCGGCATGTTCGTGTTCGTGTTCCCGACCCGCACGTGGTGGTCGCAGCGCCAGCAGGTGAACGACGCGCGCTCACAGCTCGCGCTGCTGCAGCAGCAGAACGACGCGCTCGCCCGCCAGGCCAAGCAGCTCCGCAGCGACGCCGAGATCAAGCGGCGGGCGCGCGAGGAGTTCGGCTACGTGATGCCGGGCGAGCATGCCTACACGGCGATCCCGGCGCCGCCGACCACGACCACGACGACGACCGCGCCGCCCGCGACCACCGCGACGACCGCGACGACAGCGACGACGGCCCCGCCGACGACCGCGAGATCAGGGCGCTGA
- a CDS encoding DUF501 domain-containing protein, translated as MTPPDVVDDAAVLTELLGRPPRAAFDVVVRRDDGRPVVIRNAPLLDDGTPMPTRYWLVDRDLVTVVSRLESAGGVRAAESDVDADELARVHETYARERDADIPPSHRGPRPHGGVGGTRTGVKCLHAHYAYLLAGGDDPVGRWVADRL; from the coding sequence GTGACTCCTCCCGATGTCGTCGACGACGCCGCCGTGCTGACCGAGCTCCTCGGCCGCCCGCCGCGCGCGGCGTTCGACGTCGTCGTGCGACGCGACGACGGGCGGCCGGTGGTGATCCGCAACGCGCCGCTGCTCGACGACGGCACGCCGATGCCGACGCGGTACTGGCTCGTCGACCGCGATCTCGTCACCGTGGTGTCGCGTCTCGAGTCGGCGGGTGGGGTGCGCGCCGCCGAGTCCGATGTCGATGCCGACGAGCTCGCGCGGGTCCACGAGACGTACGCGCGCGAGCGCGACGCGGACATCCCACCGTCGCACCGCGGGCCCCGTCCACACGGCGGCGTCGGCGGGACGCGGACCGGCGTCAAGTGCCTGCACGCGCACTACGCCTACCTGCTCGCCGGCGGCGACGACCCCGTCGGTCGTTGGGTCGCAGACCGCCTGTGA
- a CDS encoding HAMP domain-containing sensor histidine kinase: MDRAPGLSVRLKLTLSYAGFLMLAGALLLAAVWLFLLRYVPDRAFLKSADPHFHGVFPVRSNLLHVFAPRAAAVLAFLLVFGLLGGWILAGRMLAPLSRITDATRTAATGSLAHRIELDGRQDEFRELADAFDAMLARLEAHVAEQRRFAANASHELRTPLAITQSLLDVARNDPDRDTDELVDRLRAVNGRAIDLTEALLVLSRADQRSFTRERVDLSLVVEEATEALLPLAERHGVTIEISGDVTPTIGSHALLLQMATNLVHNAIVHNLPQRGTVRITTSSQPKRAVLTVENTGEELAPPVVATLVEPFQRGTTRVHRDHAGVGLGLAIVQSIAGAHDGTVTLTPGTAGGLRVTVQLPTAPAGLAVARPVSAP, translated from the coding sequence GTGGATAGGGCGCCCGGTTTGAGCGTTCGGCTCAAGCTCACCCTCAGCTACGCCGGCTTCCTCATGCTCGCCGGCGCGTTGCTGCTCGCCGCCGTGTGGCTGTTCCTCCTGCGCTACGTCCCCGACCGTGCGTTCCTGAAGTCGGCCGACCCCCACTTCCACGGCGTCTTTCCCGTCCGGTCCAACCTCTTGCACGTCTTCGCGCCGCGGGCCGCCGCTGTGCTGGCGTTCCTGCTGGTGTTCGGTCTCCTGGGTGGGTGGATCCTCGCGGGTCGGATGCTCGCACCTCTCTCCCGGATCACCGACGCGACGCGCACGGCCGCGACCGGATCTCTCGCCCACCGGATCGAGCTGGACGGCCGTCAGGACGAGTTCCGTGAGCTCGCCGACGCGTTCGACGCCATGCTGGCGCGGCTGGAGGCGCACGTCGCCGAGCAGCGGCGGTTCGCGGCCAATGCGTCCCACGAGCTGCGCACGCCGCTGGCGATCACGCAGAGCCTGCTCGACGTGGCGCGCAACGATCCCGACCGCGACACCGACGAGCTCGTCGATCGCCTCCGCGCCGTGAACGGGCGCGCGATCGATCTCACCGAGGCGTTGCTCGTACTGAGCCGGGCCGACCAACGGTCGTTCACGCGAGAGCGCGTCGACCTGTCCCTCGTCGTGGAAGAGGCCACGGAGGCGCTCCTCCCGCTCGCGGAACGACACGGGGTCACTATCGAGATCTCGGGCGACGTCACACCGACGATCGGCTCCCACGCGCTGCTGCTGCAGATGGCCACGAACCTCGTGCACAACGCGATCGTCCACAACCTGCCGCAACGAGGCACCGTACGGATCACGACCAGTAGCCAGCCGAAGCGCGCGGTGCTCACCGTCGAGAACACCGGCGAGGAGCTCGCCCCACCCGTGGTCGCCACGCTCGTCGAGCCGTTCCAGCGCGGCACCACGCGCGTGCACCGCGACCACGCGGGCGTCGGCCTCGGCCTGGCGATCGTGCAGAGCATCGCCGGCGCGCACGACGGGACCGTCACCCTCACACCCGGGACCGCCGGGGGCCTGCGCGTGACCGTGCAGCTCCCGACCGCGCCCGCCGGTCTCGCGGTGGCGCGACCGGTCTCAGCGCCCTGA
- the eno gene encoding phosphopyruvate hydratase: MSAIAEVTAREILDSRGNPTVEVDVELLTGARGRAAVPSGASTGAHEAHELRDGGDRYGGKGVQQAVANVDGEIADAVRGLDALDQRLVDATLLDVDGTDNKSRLGANALLGVSLAVAKAAAEECDMPLYRYVGGANAHVLPLPLMNVLNGGAHADSNVDLQEFMLAPVGAASFAEALRWGAETYHALKKLLHDRGLSTAVGDEGGFAPDLPSNEEAVKLLFEAVEAAGYRPGDEIALALDTASSEIYRDGRYDLAGEGKQFTAAEFADYLADLVDRYPIVSIEDGMAEDDWDGWAALTRRLGERVQLVGDDLFVTNSERLQRGIDDGIANSILIKVNQIGTLTETLDTMALAARAAYTSVMSHRSGETEDTTIADLAVATNCGQIKTGALARTDRVAKYNQLLRIEGQLGETAAYLGGGALARRVRG, from the coding sequence GTGAGCGCGATCGCCGAGGTCACGGCACGCGAGATTCTCGACTCCCGCGGCAACCCGACGGTCGAGGTGGACGTCGAGCTCCTGACCGGCGCGCGAGGCCGGGCCGCCGTGCCGAGTGGGGCGTCTACCGGCGCGCACGAGGCCCACGAGCTGCGCGACGGCGGCGACCGCTACGGCGGCAAGGGCGTGCAGCAGGCCGTCGCCAACGTCGACGGCGAGATCGCCGACGCCGTTCGTGGTCTCGACGCCCTCGACCAACGCCTGGTCGACGCGACGCTCCTCGACGTCGACGGCACCGACAACAAGTCTCGTCTGGGCGCCAACGCGCTGCTCGGCGTGTCGCTCGCGGTCGCGAAGGCAGCGGCCGAGGAGTGCGACATGCCGCTGTACCGCTACGTCGGCGGCGCGAACGCGCACGTCCTGCCGTTGCCGTTGATGAACGTGCTCAACGGCGGCGCGCACGCCGACTCGAACGTCGACCTGCAGGAGTTCATGCTCGCGCCCGTCGGTGCGGCGAGCTTCGCGGAGGCGTTGCGCTGGGGTGCCGAGACGTACCACGCGCTGAAGAAGCTCTTGCACGACCGCGGTCTGTCGACGGCCGTCGGCGACGAAGGCGGCTTCGCGCCCGACCTCCCGTCGAACGAGGAGGCGGTGAAGCTCCTCTTCGAGGCGGTCGAGGCTGCCGGCTACCGACCGGGTGACGAGATCGCGCTCGCGCTCGACACCGCGTCGAGCGAGATCTACCGCGACGGGCGCTATGACCTCGCCGGTGAGGGCAAGCAGTTCACGGCGGCCGAGTTCGCCGACTACCTCGCCGATCTCGTCGACCGGTACCCGATCGTCTCGATCGAGGACGGCATGGCCGAGGACGACTGGGACGGATGGGCAGCGCTGACGCGCCGGCTCGGCGAGCGAGTCCAGCTCGTCGGTGACGACCTGTTCGTGACGAACAGCGAGCGTTTGCAGCGCGGGATCGACGACGGCATCGCGAACTCGATCCTGATCAAGGTGAACCAGATCGGGACGCTGACCGAGACGCTCGACACGATGGCACTCGCCGCCCGGGCCGCGTACACGTCGGTGATGTCCCACCGCAGCGGCGAGACCGAGGACACGACGATCGCCGACCTCGCGGTCGCGACGAATTGCGGCCAGATCAAGACGGGCGCGCTCGCGCGCACCGACCGCGTCGCGAAGTACAACCAGCTGCTGCGCATCGAGGGACAGCTCGGCGAGACCGCCGCGTACCTCGGCGGCGGCGCGCTGGCCCGTCGGGTGAGGGGCTAG
- a CDS encoding D-alanyl-D-alanine carboxypeptidase, which translates to MTSSAPARTTTPRVPRVLVAGLLAVAAAIVGALGYASRASSSSTTASTVDVHRRADRGLPGDALPSTVWPTDGQAAFVESAASQVHAGPNQHPAAIASVAKVMTAYLVLRDHPLGPGQDGPTITLTEADVADTIRRRRQQESVVRIAAGERLTERQALQALLLPSANNIAAVLARWDAGSTDRFVARMNATAQSLGMRDTVYTDPSGYDDATVSTAADQVRIVDRAMRVPTFASIVGTPSATLPVAGTVHNTDTLLGHGGFVGVKTGSDDAAGGCFAFQAVRWIGGRRTTITGVVLGQPGRDQIAAGLAAADAMVDRIAAR; encoded by the coding sequence GTGACCTCGAGCGCGCCGGCCCGGACGACGACCCCGCGGGTACCCAGGGTCCTCGTCGCCGGCCTGCTCGCCGTCGCGGCCGCGATCGTCGGAGCGCTCGGTTACGCGTCGCGGGCGTCGTCGTCGTCGACGACCGCATCGACCGTCGACGTCCATCGCCGTGCCGACCGCGGTCTGCCCGGCGACGCGCTGCCCAGCACGGTGTGGCCGACAGACGGTCAGGCCGCGTTCGTCGAATCGGCAGCGTCGCAGGTCCACGCCGGCCCGAACCAGCACCCGGCGGCGATCGCCAGCGTGGCGAAGGTGATGACCGCCTATCTCGTGCTGCGCGACCACCCGCTGGGGCCCGGTCAGGACGGCCCGACGATCACGCTCACCGAGGCCGACGTCGCGGACACGATCCGCCGGCGCCGACAGCAGGAGTCGGTCGTGCGGATCGCCGCTGGAGAACGGCTGACCGAACGGCAGGCGCTGCAGGCACTGCTGCTGCCGTCCGCCAACAACATCGCTGCGGTCCTGGCGCGCTGGGATGCCGGCTCGACGGACCGGTTCGTCGCCCGGATGAACGCCACCGCGCAGTCGCTCGGGATGCGCGACACCGTCTACACCGACCCGAGTGGGTACGACGACGCGACGGTGTCGACCGCGGCCGACCAGGTGCGCATCGTCGATCGGGCGATGCGCGTGCCGACGTTCGCGAGCATCGTCGGGACGCCGTCCGCCACGCTGCCGGTCGCCGGCACCGTCCACAACACCGACACGTTGCTCGGACACGGCGGGTTCGTCGGCGTGAAGACCGGCTCGGACGACGCGGCCGGCGGCTGCTTCGCGTTCCAGGCCGTTCGCTGGATTGGCGGCCGGCGGACGACGATCACCGGCGTCGTGTTGGGCCAGCCCGGCCGCGACCAGATCGCGGCGGGTCTCGCAGCCGCCGACGCGATGGTCGACCGCATCGCCGCGCGGTAG
- a CDS encoding response regulator transcription factor → MLIVEDEPYLADAIRDGLRLEAIASDVAGDGDTALKLLGVNGYDIAVLDRDIPGPSGDEIAERIVASGTGMPILMLTAADGLDDKASGFELGADDYLTKPFELRELVLRLRALDRRRARNRPPVREIAGLRLDPFRREVHRDSRYVALTRKQFAVLEVLVDAEGGVVSAEELLERAWDEHADPFTNAVRITVSALRKRLGEPGIIATVAGVGYRIDTGPNDGREGADRG, encoded by the coding sequence GTGTTGATCGTCGAGGACGAGCCCTATCTGGCAGACGCCATCCGCGACGGCCTGCGCCTGGAGGCGATCGCGTCCGACGTCGCGGGTGACGGCGACACCGCGCTGAAGCTGCTGGGCGTCAACGGCTACGACATCGCCGTCCTCGACCGCGACATCCCGGGTCCGTCGGGCGACGAGATCGCCGAGCGCATCGTCGCGTCCGGCACCGGCATGCCCATCCTCATGCTGACGGCGGCCGACGGGCTCGACGACAAGGCCTCGGGGTTCGAGCTCGGCGCCGACGACTACCTCACGAAGCCGTTCGAGCTCCGCGAGCTGGTGCTCCGTCTGCGAGCACTCGACCGCAGGCGCGCGCGCAACCGGCCACCGGTACGAGAGATCGCCGGTCTGCGCCTGGACCCGTTCCGCCGGGAGGTCCACCGCGACAGCCGGTACGTCGCGCTGACCCGCAAGCAGTTCGCGGTGCTGGAGGTGCTCGTCGACGCCGAGGGAGGCGTCGTCAGCGCCGAGGAGCTGCTCGAGCGCGCATGGGACGAGCACGCGGACCCGTTCACCAACGCCGTGCGCATCACGGTCTCGGCGCTGCGCAAACGACTCGGCGAACCCGGGATCATCGCAACCGTGGCGGGCGTCGGCTACCGCATCGACACCGGACCGAACGACGGACGCGAAGGAGCGGATCGTGGATAG
- the mazG gene encoding nucleoside triphosphate pyrophosphohydrolase, with amino-acid sequence MTTAGVVVVGLGPAGADLLLPAARAEIVRATTRFTRTARHPAVDDLARDGVTFRSFDDVYERAASIEDVYVTIASTLAGVATREGEVLYAVPGSPAVAERSVELLRARDDVDVRVVPGLSFADLAWATLGVDPAGRGGEVVDGHDFSLDATTGSHLLVAQVDSRFVLSDVKLELLEVLPPDARVTVLQRLGLAEQSVRDVALADLDRDVEPDHLTALAVELGDRRTGAQFARFVALTARLRDPGGCPWDAEQTHHSLARYVLEEAYETVEAIETLPGDAPAGEVDTRAYAPLEEELGDLLYQVVFQAKLATEAGAFTVDDVIRGVHDKLVRRHPHVFGTVEADTTDEVLRNWEHIKRAEKGRTSLMAGVDAGLPSLLYAHKVLRKAAAVGLADERADAAAVRVRDAADAYVRARDDDVDATERALGDLLAGAVRMARARGVDGESALRGWAARFRARFEAMERLAAARGTDLADAEAATVRELWDEAGDGA; translated from the coding sequence GTGACGACGGCCGGCGTCGTCGTCGTCGGCCTCGGCCCCGCCGGGGCCGATCTGCTCCTCCCCGCGGCACGCGCCGAGATCGTCCGGGCCACGACCCGCTTCACACGCACCGCGCGCCATCCGGCCGTCGACGACCTCGCGCGCGACGGCGTCACGTTCCGGTCGTTCGACGACGTCTACGAGCGCGCCGCGAGCATCGAGGACGTGTACGTGACGATCGCGTCGACCCTCGCCGGCGTCGCGACGCGCGAGGGCGAGGTGCTGTACGCGGTGCCGGGCAGTCCCGCGGTCGCGGAACGCAGCGTCGAGCTGTTGCGCGCCCGGGACGACGTCGACGTGCGGGTCGTGCCCGGGTTGTCGTTCGCAGACCTCGCGTGGGCGACGCTCGGCGTCGACCCGGCGGGTCGCGGCGGTGAGGTCGTCGACGGGCACGACTTCTCACTCGACGCGACGACGGGTTCGCATCTCCTCGTCGCGCAGGTGGACTCGCGCTTCGTGCTGTCCGACGTCAAGCTCGAGCTGCTCGAGGTCCTCCCGCCCGACGCGCGCGTGACCGTGCTGCAACGGCTCGGCCTGGCCGAGCAGTCGGTGCGCGACGTCGCGCTCGCCGACCTCGACCGCGACGTCGAGCCCGACCATCTCACCGCGCTCGCCGTCGAGCTCGGCGACCGCCGCACCGGTGCGCAGTTCGCCCGGTTCGTCGCGCTCACCGCGCGCCTGCGCGATCCGGGGGGCTGCCCGTGGGACGCGGAGCAGACGCACCACTCGCTCGCCCGCTACGTGCTGGAGGAGGCGTACGAGACGGTCGAGGCGATCGAGACGCTCCCCGGCGACGCGCCCGCCGGCGAGGTCGACACGCGCGCGTACGCCCCGCTCGAAGAGGAGCTCGGCGACCTCCTGTACCAGGTCGTGTTCCAGGCCAAGCTCGCGACGGAAGCCGGCGCGTTCACCGTCGACGACGTCATCCGCGGTGTGCACGACAAGCTCGTTCGCCGTCATCCGCATGTGTTCGGCACCGTCGAGGCCGACACGACCGACGAGGTCCTGCGCAACTGGGAGCACATCAAGCGCGCCGAGAAGGGACGCACGTCGCTGATGGCGGGCGTCGATGCGGGCCTGCCGTCGCTGCTGTACGCGCACAAGGTGCTGCGCAAGGCCGCCGCGGTCGGTCTCGCCGACGAGCGCGCCGACGCGGCCGCGGTGCGGGTGCGTGACGCGGCGGACGCGTACGTGCGCGCACGTGACGACGACGTGGACGCGACCGAGCGCGCGCTCGGCGATCTCCTCGCCGGCGCGGTCCGCATGGCGCGGGCACGCGGCGTCGACGGCGAGTCCGCGCTGCGCGGCTGGGCCGCTCGCTTCCGGGCCCGCTTCGAGGCGATGGAGCGACTCGCCGCGGCGCGGGGCACCGACCTCGCGGACGCGGAGGCGGCCACCGTCCGCGAGCTCTGGGACGAGGCGGGTGACGGCGCCTGA